A portion of the Faecalibacterium sp. I3-3-89 genome contains these proteins:
- a CDS encoding endonuclease domain-containing protein: MPVHNLPYDRRLNSRARGLRHEMTPQERKLWFGFLRNYPIKIYKQRVIEFFIVDFYCAEAKLVIELDGSQHYTEQGVLYDHERSCIIEQYGIEVLRFSNREVNQQFEAVCGQIDCTIHRRIAPAE; the protein is encoded by the coding sequence ATGCCTGTGCACAACCTGCCCTATGACCGCCGCTTAAATTCTCGTGCAAGGGGCCTTCGTCACGAAATGACGCCGCAGGAGCGCAAACTTTGGTTTGGCTTTTTGCGCAATTATCCGATAAAAATCTACAAACAGCGCGTGATAGAATTTTTTATCGTAGACTTTTATTGCGCAGAAGCAAAGCTGGTCATTGAATTAGACGGCTCTCAGCACTATACTGAGCAGGGGGTGCTTTACGACCACGAGCGAAGCTGCATCATCGAGCAATATGGCATTGAAGTGCTGCGCTTCTCCAACCGTGAAGTAAATCAGCAGTTTGAAGCTGTCTGCGGACAAATCGACTGCACGATCCATCGGCGCATTGCCCCCGCAGAATAA
- a CDS encoding sigma-70 family RNA polymerase sigma factor, producing the protein MGGNLPVFQRFVKFLQGLWARLSWTGGAHYLSGGPGLPPPLTPEEEKALLARMADGDPDARDALITHNLRLVVYLAKKYEGSGVPSEDMVSIGTIGLIKAVNTFTPERSIKLATYASRCIGNEILMYLRKSSNRRQEASIDEPLNIDGDGNELLLSDVLSSEENQVGQRLEQDAERASLRRSVEQLSPRERQIMELRFGLLDGVERTQKEVADAIGISQSYISRLEKRIIRQLREQLGE; encoded by the coding sequence ATGGGAGGAAATCTGCCTGTGTTTCAACGATTTGTAAAGTTTTTGCAGGGCCTTTGGGCCAGACTCAGCTGGACGGGCGGCGCGCACTACCTCAGCGGCGGGCCGGGGCTGCCCCCGCCCCTGACCCCGGAAGAGGAAAAAGCCCTTCTGGCCCGGATGGCCGACGGTGACCCCGACGCCCGGGATGCGCTGATCACCCACAATCTGCGGCTGGTGGTCTACCTTGCCAAGAAGTATGAGGGCAGCGGCGTCCCCTCGGAGGATATGGTGTCCATCGGGACGATCGGCCTCATCAAGGCCGTGAACACCTTCACCCCGGAGCGGAGCATCAAGCTGGCCACCTACGCCAGCCGCTGCATCGGCAACGAGATCCTGATGTACCTGCGCAAAAGCTCCAACCGTCGGCAGGAGGCCAGCATTGACGAGCCGCTGAACATCGACGGCGACGGCAACGAGCTGCTGCTGTCGGACGTGCTGAGCAGCGAGGAAAATCAGGTGGGCCAGCGCCTTGAGCAGGACGCCGAGCGGGCCAGCCTCCGCCGCTCGGTGGAGCAGCTCTCGCCCCGGGAGCGGCAGATCATGGAGCTGCGCTTCGGCCTGCTGGACGGCGTGGAGCGGACCCAGAAGGAGGTGGCCGATGCCATCGGCATCAGCCAAAGCTACATCTCCCGACTGGAAAAGCGCATCATACGGCAGCTGAGGGAGCAGCTGGGAGAGTAG
- a CDS encoding sigma-E processing peptidase SpoIIGA, which yields MRTVIYLDVLLLVNFVVGAAFLLAAGLLCGACCSPLRLVGGAGTAAVSSLVLLAPTAPWPLALTYKGTTAALCVAAAYGWQGVRNTARLTAWFILLNLTLTGALLLPGAACNNLSFYLPVSPGLLLASTAGVCGGVQGVMRLLGRSGSACFEARLRVAGQSVELKALCDTGFHVQEPLSGRAVVLVRLGAVRLPEALQTYLERCLAGGGEEPRPEWGVRFVPCQTVAGHCLLPALPAALSCGGRAQEGIYAAFCDTPPPQGGWTALVSAEMASLLGK from the coding sequence GTGCGGACGGTCATCTATCTGGACGTGCTGCTTTTGGTGAATTTCGTGGTGGGGGCAGCGTTCCTGCTGGCGGCGGGGCTGCTGTGCGGGGCGTGCTGTTCGCCGCTGCGGCTGGTGGGCGGCGCGGGGACGGCGGCGGTGTCGTCGCTGGTCCTTTTGGCCCCCACCGCGCCGTGGCCGCTGGCCCTTACTTATAAAGGTACGACTGCCGCCCTCTGCGTGGCTGCGGCCTACGGCTGGCAGGGCGTGCGGAACACCGCCCGGCTGACGGCATGGTTCATCCTGCTCAACCTGACCCTTACGGGGGCGCTGCTCCTGCCCGGTGCGGCCTGCAACAACCTCAGCTTCTACCTGCCGGTGTCGCCGGGGCTGCTGCTGGCGTCCACGGCGGGGGTCTGCGGCGGGGTGCAGGGGGTGATGCGCCTTCTGGGGCGCAGCGGCTCGGCCTGCTTCGAGGCCCGGCTCCGTGTAGCGGGGCAGAGCGTGGAGCTGAAAGCCCTCTGCGACACCGGCTTCCACGTGCAGGAGCCGCTTTCGGGCCGGGCCGTGGTGTTGGTGCGGTTGGGGGCGGTGCGTCTGCCCGAGGCGCTGCAAACCTATCTGGAACGCTGCCTCGCGGGCGGCGGGGAAGAGCCGAGGCCGGAATGGGGCGTGCGGTTCGTGCCCTGCCAGACCGTTGCGGGCCACTGTCTGCTGCCCGCCCTGCCCGCTGCGCTTTCCTGCGGCGGCAGGGCACAGGAGGGCATCTATGCGGCCTTCTGCGATACGCCGCCCCCGCAGGGCGGCTGGACGGCCCTCGTCAGCGCGGAGATGGCGTCGCTGTTGGGGAAATGA
- the sigG gene encoding RNA polymerase sporulation sigma factor SigG: protein MYNKVELCGVNTAELPILSEQEKRDLLTRARAGDKAARQSMIEGNLRLVLSVVQRFSQRGENMDDLFQVGCIGLIKAIDNFDPAQQVRFSTYGVPMIIGEIRRFLRDNNALRVSRSLRDTAYRAMQSREELEKQLGREPTVEEIAQKTGLPRREVSAALESVVEPLSLEEPVYADGGDAVYVIDQVRDPDGEDSWISGLQFRQTVAGLTPREKRIMELRYLKGKTQMEVAQEIGISQAQVSRLEKAALEQFHRQT from the coding sequence ATGTACAACAAGGTGGAACTGTGCGGTGTGAACACCGCCGAGCTGCCGATCCTGTCCGAGCAGGAGAAGCGCGACCTGCTCACCCGGGCGCGGGCAGGGGACAAGGCGGCTCGTCAAAGCATGATCGAGGGCAACCTGCGGCTGGTGCTCAGCGTCGTGCAGCGCTTTTCGCAGCGGGGCGAGAACATGGACGACCTCTTTCAGGTGGGGTGCATCGGCCTCATCAAGGCCATCGACAACTTCGACCCGGCCCAGCAGGTGCGGTTCTCCACCTACGGTGTGCCGATGATCATCGGCGAGATACGGCGATTCCTGCGGGACAACAACGCCCTGCGGGTGAGCCGCAGCCTCCGGGACACGGCCTACCGGGCCATGCAGTCCCGCGAGGAGCTGGAAAAGCAGCTGGGCCGTGAGCCGACCGTGGAGGAGATCGCCCAGAAGACCGGCCTGCCCCGCCGGGAGGTGTCGGCGGCGCTGGAATCGGTGGTGGAGCCGTTGAGCCTCGAGGAGCCGGTCTACGCCGACGGCGGGGATGCCGTCTACGTCATCGATCAGGTACGCGACCCCGACGGCGAGGACAGCTGGATCAGCGGGCTGCAGTTCCGCCAGACCGTGGCGGGCCTCACCCCGCGAGAGAAGCGTATCATGGAGCTGCGGTATCTCAAGGGTAAGACGCAGATGGAGGTGGCGCAGGAGATCGGCATCAGTCAGGCGCAGGTGAGCCGTCTGGAAAAGGCGGCACTGGAGCAGTTCCACCGGCAGACATGA
- a CDS encoding HlyD family secretion protein has product MTTTIRDITELQDRRIMMEKKLPPFGYALILLTAALMLFLVVWSTKNYRTYVSQSSGTVQAANKTYIMSSYSGSITELNVSEGTYVNEGDLIAHIKSTDLDMQQDSIQSQLDIYKKQKSQYEKLVKSIQDDKNYFSETDIDDQPYYYQYETYKSQVAQKAFDASPYQAAGYSDEQIKALMEQNQSEVEALYYSTLQSISASLTSVQSNIDNLQSQLDALNTGANDYYIYAPTSGVIHMDTPYKVGMVLSAGTPLATVASENSDLEVVAYVTLSDRPLLHVGDPCKIAITGLSEYSYGTLTGTVTSIDSDVTASSSGSYYKMTITPDSTYVISNSGDKVDLSNGMSVTARVEYDKLTYFEYAMEALGVLFR; this is encoded by the coding sequence ATGACGACGACCATCCGCGACATCACCGAGCTGCAGGACCGCCGCATCATGATGGAGAAGAAGCTGCCCCCCTTTGGGTATGCGCTCATCCTCCTGACGGCCGCTCTGATGCTTTTCCTCGTGGTGTGGAGCACCAAAAACTACCGCACCTACGTCAGCCAGTCCAGCGGCACGGTGCAGGCCGCCAACAAGACCTACATCATGTCCAGCTACTCCGGCTCCATCACCGAGCTGAATGTCTCTGAGGGCACCTACGTCAACGAGGGCGACCTCATCGCCCACATCAAGAGCACCGACCTCGATATGCAGCAGGACAGCATCCAGAGCCAGCTGGACATCTACAAAAAGCAGAAGTCCCAGTACGAGAAGCTGGTAAAGTCCATTCAGGACGACAAGAACTATTTCAGCGAAACGGACATCGACGATCAGCCCTACTACTACCAGTATGAGACTTACAAGAGTCAGGTGGCGCAGAAGGCTTTCGACGCCTCGCCCTATCAGGCCGCAGGCTACTCCGACGAGCAGATCAAAGCCCTGATGGAGCAGAACCAGAGCGAGGTGGAGGCGCTGTATTACTCCACCTTGCAGTCCATCTCCGCCAGCCTGACCAGCGTGCAGAGCAACATCGACAATCTGCAGAGCCAGCTGGACGCCCTGAACACCGGCGCCAACGACTATTACATCTACGCCCCCACCTCCGGCGTCATCCACATGGACACGCCCTATAAGGTGGGCATGGTGCTGAGCGCCGGCACCCCGCTGGCCACCGTCGCCAGCGAGAACAGCGACCTCGAGGTGGTGGCCTACGTCACCCTCAGCGACCGGCCCCTCCTCCATGTGGGCGACCCCTGCAAGATCGCCATCACCGGCCTGTCGGAGTACTCCTACGGCACCCTGACCGGTACCGTGACCTCCATCGACAGCGATGTGACCGCCAGCTCCTCTGGCTCCTACTACAAAATGACCATCACCCCGGACAGCACCTATGTCATCAGCAACAGCGGCGACAAGGTCGATCTGTCCAACGGCATGAGCGTCACCGCCCGTGTGGAGTACGACAAGCTGACCTATTTTGAATACGCGATGGAGGCTCTGGGCGTCCTGTTCCGCTGA
- a CDS encoding Ig-like domain-containing protein produces the protein MKLNPKMLAVSAALLGLLAGGAALPAGAASPFAAAPAAISLPWLAAEVESVETGSYASTMTVGTAQQLSPVILPAKAARTATVTFLSNDPTIVSVTSEGVAQAVGVGTAQVVASANGVSCVYTITTELDDSMIVKEMDITLASNTISVGDTTSLSLGVLPTSASNYASVSLSSSNPAVATVNNFGKVTGVAPGTATITATCGDVTASATIKVVNSGVDRQSLDLNTSYVVLKPGASRTITGKVTPSSASQSLTFKSNDSKVASVSAKGVITAVGTGATSVVVSNGTASASVTVIVNRSASSGGSGSGDNSGDGSGEALIDPVVEAIEAAEGDEVAFAQREVPVVTSEMLNALRLSGKTLAVEADGYTIRIAGTGVKNTAAQVSTALSFAPSEYGVTFTLNGGAALPGVVQVEMTGDNAAYTRVYLHNAVKGKWQFLNSYRDHVLEADTAGEYLLTTQNLRFVHVDFTFFIAGLVVIVGIIIAYIAIKKRYWFW, from the coding sequence ATGAAACTGAACCCGAAAATGCTGGCCGTAAGCGCCGCTCTGCTGGGTCTGCTGGCCGGCGGCGCTGCGCTTCCGGCCGGAGCCGCCAGCCCCTTTGCGGCCGCCCCGGCTGCCATCTCTCTGCCGTGGCTTGCTGCGGAGGTGGAGAGCGTCGAGACCGGCAGCTACGCCTCCACCATGACGGTGGGCACGGCGCAGCAGCTCTCGCCCGTCATCCTGCCCGCCAAGGCCGCACGCACCGCCACGGTGACTTTCCTGTCCAATGACCCCACCATCGTGTCCGTGACGTCTGAGGGCGTGGCACAGGCTGTGGGCGTCGGCACGGCGCAGGTCGTCGCCAGCGCGAACGGCGTCAGCTGCGTCTACACCATCACCACCGAGCTGGACGACTCCATGATCGTCAAAGAGATGGACATCACGCTGGCTTCGAACACCATCTCCGTCGGCGACACCACTTCCCTGTCGCTGGGCGTGCTGCCCACCAGTGCATCGAATTACGCCAGCGTGAGCCTCAGCTCCTCGAATCCGGCTGTGGCCACCGTCAACAACTTTGGCAAAGTCACCGGCGTTGCCCCCGGCACCGCCACCATCACCGCCACCTGCGGCGATGTGACCGCCTCGGCCACCATCAAGGTCGTCAACAGCGGCGTGGATCGTCAGTCCCTTGACCTGAACACCAGTTACGTCGTCCTGAAGCCGGGCGCAAGCCGCACCATCACCGGAAAAGTGACTCCCTCCTCGGCCTCCCAGTCCCTTACCTTCAAGTCGAACGACTCCAAGGTGGCTTCTGTGAGCGCCAAGGGCGTCATCACCGCTGTGGGCACGGGCGCGACCTCTGTGGTCGTGTCCAACGGCACGGCGTCCGCCTCGGTGACGGTCATCGTCAACCGCAGCGCATCCAGCGGCGGCTCCGGCAGCGGTGACAACAGCGGCGACGGCAGCGGAGAGGCCCTCATCGACCCCGTCGTGGAGGCCATCGAGGCTGCCGAAGGCGATGAGGTAGCCTTCGCACAGCGCGAAGTGCCCGTCGTCACCAGCGAGATGCTGAACGCCCTCCGCCTCAGTGGCAAGACCCTCGCGGTGGAGGCCGACGGCTACACCATCCGCATCGCAGGCACCGGCGTGAAGAACACCGCCGCACAGGTGAGCACTGCCCTGAGCTTTGCCCCCTCTGAGTACGGCGTCACCTTCACCCTCAACGGCGGCGCAGCTCTGCCCGGCGTCGTTCAGGTCGAGATGACCGGCGACAACGCCGCCTACACCCGCGTCTACCTCCACAACGCCGTCAAGGGCAAGTGGCAGTTCCTCAACAGCTACAGGGATCATGTCCTCGAGGCAGACACGGCGGGCGAATATCTGCTGACCACCCAGAATCTCCGCTTCGTCCATGTGGACTTTACCTTCTTCATCGCGGGTCTTGTGGTCATCGTAGGCATCATCATCGCCTATATCGCCATCAAGAAACGCTATTGGTTCTGGTAA
- a CDS encoding peptidase domain-containing ABC transporter produces MRYTYVRQHDTTDCAAACLAMVCLHYKKEITITRLRDMMGTDLKGTNLTGLQKAAEELGFSTAAVRVDRENFLSEFSVPCIAQVITDEGLAHFVTVFKKTTIKDDGERRRHVLKEEEARKKCADEGKKFKCRDYVIIGDPAKELKKISLDEFYKNFTGVLLLLTPTSEFKAGKQEHGSMVKRFLDLLLPQKKLFFYAILSSVIMTVLGIASSMFNKILMDEILPYGLKSLLISMILVFSLVSVTSALISMVRQWVLIYLSIKIDIPLMLGYFGHVFKLPMKFFATRKTGEITTRYSDASTIKSVFTSIALSVAMDIVMACVTGVILFRMNATLFSISIFTTLLSILLVFIFKQPFKRINEETMQQSAILNSQMIESLRGIETVKCNAEEDRELEALEREYIKSLKISLRSSKISTVQSLISTLITTILGMVTSYVGIMQVLNGEMTLGSYMAFSTLSSYFTSPVSELVSLQMSIQQAQISIKRLTEIMDYESEQDETREYTEMEKIDGDIEFKDVSFRYGSRSPALSHVSFTIPYGKKVALVGSSGSGKSTITKLLLKYYEPEEGSISVGGVPLDEYSNASVRRAIAYVPQNVELFSKTIYDNIRISRPEASLDEVKAAAKKADAHEFIRKLPLQYNTYLEEAGNGLSGGEKQRLALARAFLKDANLYILDESTSSLDFGTENTIFDMIYNQLADRSMLIVAHRLSTIRDCDLILVMDHGEIVERGTHEELLAKQGKYYELWSLQQGIFRNKKKAEQPAPAAAAKVVEDEDDGESITY; encoded by the coding sequence ATGCGTTATACCTACGTCCGGCAGCACGACACTACGGACTGCGCTGCCGCCTGTCTCGCAATGGTGTGCCTCCATTACAAAAAGGAGATCACCATCACCCGCCTGCGGGACATGATGGGTACGGACCTGAAAGGCACAAACCTGACCGGTCTGCAGAAGGCCGCGGAGGAGCTGGGGTTCAGCACCGCCGCCGTCCGCGTAGACCGCGAAAATTTCCTCAGTGAGTTTTCCGTCCCCTGCATCGCGCAGGTCATCACCGACGAGGGCCTCGCCCATTTCGTGACCGTCTTTAAAAAGACGACCATCAAGGACGACGGCGAGCGCCGGCGGCACGTCCTCAAGGAAGAGGAGGCACGGAAAAAATGCGCCGACGAGGGGAAGAAGTTCAAGTGTCGGGATTACGTCATCATCGGCGACCCGGCAAAAGAGCTGAAGAAGATCTCCCTCGATGAGTTCTATAAGAACTTTACCGGCGTCCTGCTCCTGCTGACCCCCACCTCGGAGTTCAAGGCAGGCAAGCAGGAGCATGGCAGTATGGTCAAGCGTTTCCTCGACCTGCTGCTCCCCCAGAAAAAGCTATTCTTCTACGCCATCCTCAGCTCGGTCATCATGACAGTTCTGGGAATCGCATCCTCGATGTTCAACAAGATATTGATGGATGAGATCCTCCCCTACGGTCTGAAGAGTCTGCTGATCTCGATGATTCTGGTGTTCAGCTTAGTCAGCGTCACCAGCGCCCTCATCAGCATGGTGCGGCAGTGGGTGCTCATCTATCTGTCCATCAAGATCGACATCCCGCTGATGCTGGGCTACTTCGGGCACGTCTTCAAGCTGCCCATGAAGTTCTTCGCCACCCGCAAGACCGGCGAAATTACGACCCGCTACTCCGACGCCAGCACCATCAAATCGGTGTTCACCAGCATCGCACTGAGCGTTGCGATGGATATTGTGATGGCCTGCGTTACCGGCGTCATCCTCTTCCGGATGAATGCCACCCTTTTCTCCATCTCCATCTTCACCACCCTGCTGAGCATCCTGCTCGTCTTCATCTTCAAGCAGCCCTTCAAGCGGATCAACGAAGAGACGATGCAGCAGTCGGCCATCCTGAACAGCCAGATGATCGAAAGTCTGCGCGGCATCGAGACGGTCAAGTGCAATGCAGAGGAAGACCGGGAGCTGGAAGCTCTGGAACGGGAGTACATCAAGAGCCTGAAGATAAGCCTGCGCTCCAGCAAGATCAGCACGGTGCAGTCCCTTATCTCCACCCTCATCACCACCATCCTCGGCATGGTAACGTCCTACGTCGGTATCATGCAGGTGCTGAATGGTGAGATGACGCTGGGCAGCTATATGGCGTTCAGCACCCTTTCCTCTTACTTTACTTCTCCGGTCAGCGAGCTGGTCAGCCTGCAGATGTCCATCCAGCAGGCACAGATCTCCATCAAGCGTCTGACCGAGATCATGGATTACGAGTCCGAGCAGGACGAGACCCGGGAATACACCGAGATGGAAAAGATCGACGGTGATATTGAGTTCAAGGATGTCTCCTTCCGCTACGGCAGCCGTTCTCCGGCCCTGAGCCACGTCTCCTTCACCATCCCCTATGGCAAGAAGGTGGCCCTCGTGGGCAGCAGCGGCAGCGGCAAATCCACCATCACCAAGCTTCTGCTCAAGTATTATGAGCCGGAGGAGGGTTCCATCAGCGTGGGCGGTGTCCCGCTGGACGAGTACAGCAATGCCTCTGTCCGCCGCGCCATCGCCTATGTCCCCCAGAACGTCGAGCTGTTCAGCAAGACCATCTACGACAACATCCGCATTTCCCGACCGGAGGCCAGCCTCGATGAGGTCAAGGCTGCTGCCAAAAAGGCAGATGCCCACGAGTTCATCCGGAAGCTGCCGCTGCAGTACAACACCTACCTCGAGGAAGCCGGCAACGGCCTCTCGGGCGGCGAGAAGCAGCGCTTAGCATTGGCCCGGGCCTTCCTGAAGGATGCGAACCTCTATATCTTGGACGAATCCACCAGTAGTCTGGACTTTGGCACAGAGAATACCATCTTTGATATGATCTACAACCAGCTTGCAGACCGCTCGATGCTGATCGTCGCCCACCGCCTCTCGACCATCCGGGATTGTGACCTCATTCTGGTCATGGATCACGGCGAGATCGTGGAGCGGGGCACTCACGAAGAGCTGCTGGCAAAACAGGGCAAGTACTACGAGCTTTGGAGCCTGCAGCAGGGCATTTTCCGCAACAAGAAAAAAGCGGAACAGCCCGCACCTGCCGCCGCCGCGAAAGTGGTGGAGGACGAGGACGATGGCGAGTCCATCACCTACTAA
- the thiT gene encoding energy-coupled thiamine transporter ThiT: MSKSYSKTRVLVECALMIAIGTVLSNIKIFTMPNGGSVTLLSMLPFVLVSFRHGVKWGLFTGLVNGCLQMLLGFWAPPTPTFLYFLGEILLDYLVAFMALGTAEFFARPFKNRMVGVAVGTAVAGFLRFMCSFLSGVLVWGNLNEGLSAWTYSLGYNASYMLPETLLTVVGAVLLIKAAPQIFDRQYAKA, encoded by the coding sequence ATGTCGAAATCTTACTCCAAGACCCGGGTGCTGGTGGAGTGCGCGCTGATGATCGCCATCGGCACCGTGCTGTCCAACATCAAAATTTTCACCATGCCCAACGGCGGCAGCGTCACTCTGCTGAGTATGCTGCCCTTTGTGCTCGTCTCCTTCCGCCACGGCGTCAAGTGGGGTCTGTTCACCGGTCTGGTGAACGGCTGCCTGCAGATGCTTCTGGGCTTCTGGGCACCCCCGACGCCCACCTTCCTCTATTTCCTCGGCGAGATCCTGCTGGACTATCTGGTGGCGTTCATGGCGCTGGGCACGGCGGAGTTCTTTGCCCGCCCCTTCAAGAACCGGATGGTCGGCGTGGCCGTCGGTACGGCTGTTGCAGGCTTCCTGCGCTTTATGTGCAGCTTTTTGTCCGGCGTCCTCGTCTGGGGCAACCTGAATGAGGGCCTGAGCGCATGGACCTACAGCCTCGGGTACAACGCCAGCTATATGCTGCCGGAGACTCTCCTGACCGTGGTGGGTGCTGTGCTGCTCATCAAGGCGGCCCCCCAGATCTTCGACCGCCAGTATGCTAAGGCCTGA
- a CDS encoding sporulation transcriptional regulator SpoIIID → MKGDPEQRALLLGEYIVEHGATVRAAARAFGCSKSTVHKDVSVRLRTVGPELFRQVQMVLARNKAERHLRGGAATREKYHKPR, encoded by the coding sequence ATGAAAGGTGATCCGGAACAGCGGGCGCTGCTGCTGGGAGAGTACATCGTGGAGCATGGAGCCACCGTGCGGGCGGCGGCGCGGGCCTTCGGATGCAGCAAATCCACCGTCCACAAGGACGTGTCGGTGCGGCTGCGGACGGTAGGGCCGGAGCTGTTCCGGCAGGTGCAGATGGTGCTGGCCCGGAACAAAGCCGAGCGCCACCTGCGGGGCGGCGCAGCCACCCGGGAGAAGTACCATAAGCCCCGATAA